In Ruminococcaceae bacterium BL-6, a genomic segment contains:
- the argR gene encoding transcriptional regulator (AhrC(ArgR)-arginine) (Evidence 2a : Function from experimental evidences in other organisms; PubMedId : 180070, 9194709, 9383188, 11305941, 11856827, 17020585, 17576690, 18007040, 18455186; Product type r : regulator) — MKARRHSKILELINEHQIDTQEELLRRLRADGFDVTQATVSRDIKELRLVKTLSSDGKYRYATSKEPVRDAPSKFYSLLSDSAVGVDYAGNIVVIKCLTGMGQGVCAALDSIHWENVVGTIAGDDTILALCRTEEQAAKMAAELKKFIIGR; from the coding sequence ATGAAAGCGAGACGACACAGCAAAATCCTGGAATTGATCAACGAGCATCAAATCGACACGCAGGAGGAGCTTTTGCGCAGGCTGCGAGCGGATGGGTTCGACGTGACACAGGCGACCGTTTCGCGCGACATCAAGGAGTTAAGGCTGGTGAAAACCCTTTCCAGCGATGGAAAGTACCGGTATGCGACAAGCAAGGAACCGGTCCGCGACGCTCCTTCCAAGTTTTATTCGCTGCTTTCGGATTCCGCGGTGGGGGTCGACTACGCCGGGAACATCGTCGTGATCAAATGCCTTACGGGAATGGGGCAGGGGGTCTGCGCCGCCCTGGACAGCATACACTGGGAGAACGTGGTCGGAACCATCGCCGGGGACGACACGATCCTGGCGCTGTGCCGGACGGAAGAGCAGGCCGCGAAGATGGCCGCCGAGCTGAAAAAATTTATCATTGGCAGGTGA